One Thalassospira marina DNA window includes the following coding sequences:
- a CDS encoding adenylate/guanylate cyclase domain-containing protein — MLRTVRAKFLGVAAFFVVCLTIGTGFSVIQSLGINGDLEAVSRYVTPVKDALSDVRARQLEQISLLDRYMRVLDSDGADASLLSGIEIEISAKQTQIEQAFRKAFTSAALGRAQASTHFDQGVLLNLDVRMREFADISSQFNLGVEKLLDSVRDGDILTAQRQENIVRGIHRNIVLNLRSEILRLERYVAETVEAVSAREDFLIQAEFIMMLLAAVAGLGIAYYLGIGVARTVNDTTKAINSVQSGQLDTSLDFKGQGDFSALANAFNRMTRELRVRFRMRERFGKYVDPKVLNNLLSQETALETSQKRVMTVSVVNLTGFDWLAEHTAPEKLVDFLNDYLTAMTEPISGHSGIIDNFIGDRVMGFWGPPFCNEKSHAMHACKAALEQVARFNALKTKYADLIGDHGLDIRIGIATGEVVVGSIGTDKSRAYTVVGDCVNYAHRLEKANRIYGTRILASNETAGLASSDVEMRDLDHVVLLGTEKVVYLYEVLSESGQLSDDRREWRRDYETAMGFYRDGTFDEATPLFEKVLEFNDSDFAAQLMINRMERLSRREQDREWNGTWVVRDPYERRDVES; from the coding sequence ATGCTGCGGACCGTTCGAGCAAAGTTCCTGGGGGTCGCGGCGTTTTTTGTCGTTTGCCTGACCATTGGAACCGGTTTCTCCGTAATCCAGTCGCTTGGCATCAATGGTGACCTTGAGGCCGTGTCGCGCTATGTGACGCCGGTCAAGGATGCACTTTCCGATGTGCGCGCCCGCCAGCTTGAACAGATATCCCTTCTTGATCGTTATATGCGTGTGCTTGATAGCGACGGGGCCGATGCCTCGCTTCTCAGCGGGATCGAGATCGAGATCAGCGCCAAACAGACCCAGATCGAACAGGCTTTTCGCAAGGCATTTACATCGGCCGCATTGGGCCGGGCACAGGCCAGCACGCATTTTGACCAGGGCGTTTTGCTGAACCTTGATGTGCGGATGCGCGAATTTGCAGATATTTCCTCGCAATTTAACCTGGGTGTTGAAAAGCTCCTCGATTCGGTGCGGGATGGCGATATTTTAACCGCGCAGCGCCAGGAAAACATCGTGCGCGGTATTCACCGCAATATCGTGCTTAACCTGCGCAGCGAGATTTTGCGCCTTGAACGCTATGTTGCCGAAACGGTCGAGGCGGTTTCAGCCCGCGAGGATTTCCTGATCCAGGCCGAATTTATCATGATGCTGCTTGCGGCGGTGGCAGGGCTTGGCATTGCCTATTATCTCGGGATCGGCGTTGCACGGACGGTTAATGATACGACCAAGGCGATTAACAGCGTGCAGTCCGGCCAGCTTGATACCAGTCTGGATTTCAAGGGGCAGGGTGACTTTTCTGCGCTGGCCAATGCCTTTAACCGGATGACGCGTGAATTGCGTGTGCGTTTTCGCATGCGTGAACGCTTTGGCAAATATGTTGATCCAAAGGTTCTGAATAATCTGCTGTCGCAGGAAACGGCGCTTGAAACCTCGCAAAAGCGGGTGATGACGGTAAGCGTGGTTAATTTGACTGGATTTGACTGGCTGGCGGAACATACAGCACCGGAAAAGCTGGTTGATTTCCTCAATGACTATCTGACCGCAATGACAGAGCCGATTTCCGGCCATAGCGGTATTATTGATAATTTCATTGGCGACCGAGTGATGGGCTTTTGGGGCCCGCCCTTTTGCAATGAAAAAAGCCATGCCATGCATGCCTGCAAGGCCGCATTGGAGCAGGTGGCCCGCTTTAACGCCCTTAAGACCAAATATGCCGATTTGATCGGCGATCACGGTCTGGATATCCGCATCGGGATTGCGACGGGTGAGGTTGTGGTTGGTTCGATCGGCACCGATAAATCCCGGGCCTATACGGTGGTGGGCGATTGCGTGAACTATGCGCACCGCCTTGAAAAGGCCAACCGCATTTATGGTACACGCATTCTTGCCTCTAACGAAACGGCAGGGCTGGCATCATCAGATGTGGAAATGCGCGACCTGGACCATGTGGTGCTGCTGGGCACGGAAAAGGTAGTTTATCTCTACGAGGTGCTTTCGGAAAGCGGCCAGCTTAGCGATGATCGCCGCGAATGGCGCCGGGATTACGAAACGGCCATGGGCTTTTACCGCGATGGCACATTTGACGAAGCGACCCCGTTATTTGAAAAAGTGCTGGAATTTAACGACAGCGACTTCGCCGCCCAGCTCATGATCAACCGCATGGAACGCCTCAGCCGCCGCGAACAGGACCGCGAATGGAACGGCACCTGGGTCGTGCGCGACCCCTATGAACGGCGGGATGTTGAGAGTTGA
- a CDS encoding mannose-1-phosphate guanylyltransferase/mannose-6-phosphate isomerase, producing MNSVVSNHIVCPIVLCGGSGTRLWPLSRRDYSKQFVPLIGGRSLLEMTFSRLKPFGSIVAIGSEAQRFLVDEAAGLAGCDVTQVLEPFARDTAPAMALGALAVGKANDLLLFCPADHFIPDDEAFVEMVQGAAPAAAEGKIVTFGVVPHAPSTAYGYIEMGEKLENGCFQSRGFLEKPGIERATQFLASGKHVWNAGIFLVRRDVLTDALATFAPTTLKACEEAISHHSKDGRFIRPDAAAFANAEAKSIDYAVMEKAENVVVCPFSGSWSDVGSWNALADLNPADEAGNSAGGATGNVKAIATENTFVHADPNRLVVTVGVKDLIVVDTPDAVMISSRDAVESIKQVVSELAEEDRSQAVAHRKVARPWGAYDSIEIGERHQVKRITVKPGAKLSLQRHHHRAEHWIVVKGTALVTCDERKFLLRENESTYIPLGAVHRMENPGKIPLEMIEVQSGTYLGEDDIVRLDDDYGRNFSDLESPAE from the coding sequence ATGAATAGTGTCGTAAGTAATCATATTGTGTGTCCAATCGTCTTATGTGGCGGTTCTGGTACCCGTTTATGGCCGTTATCACGCCGGGATTACTCAAAGCAGTTTGTGCCCCTGATTGGTGGCAGGTCCCTGTTGGAGATGACGTTTTCCCGGTTAAAGCCTTTCGGGTCAATTGTCGCTATCGGTTCGGAAGCACAGCGTTTTCTGGTTGATGAAGCCGCTGGTCTTGCTGGTTGCGATGTCACGCAGGTGCTTGAACCGTTTGCTCGTGATACAGCCCCTGCGATGGCACTTGGTGCATTGGCGGTTGGCAAAGCAAATGACCTCCTGTTGTTTTGTCCAGCGGACCATTTTATTCCCGATGACGAGGCTTTTGTGGAAATGGTGCAAGGTGCGGCACCAGCGGCGGCCGAAGGCAAAATCGTAACGTTCGGTGTTGTGCCGCATGCGCCAAGTACGGCTTATGGCTATATTGAAATGGGTGAAAAGCTAGAGAATGGCTGTTTTCAGTCACGTGGCTTTTTGGAAAAACCCGGTATTGAACGGGCAACGCAATTTCTGGCATCGGGAAAGCATGTCTGGAATGCCGGGATTTTTCTGGTGCGCCGGGATGTTTTGACGGACGCCCTTGCGACATTTGCACCAACAACTCTGAAAGCCTGCGAAGAGGCGATCAGCCATCATTCAAAAGACGGACGGTTTATTCGTCCTGACGCCGCAGCCTTTGCCAATGCCGAAGCGAAAAGCATCGATTATGCAGTGATGGAAAAGGCCGAGAATGTCGTCGTCTGTCCCTTTTCCGGAAGCTGGAGCGATGTGGGCAGCTGGAATGCCCTGGCTGATCTTAATCCGGCGGATGAAGCTGGCAATAGCGCGGGTGGCGCGACTGGCAACGTAAAAGCCATTGCGACAGAAAATACATTTGTACATGCGGACCCGAACCGCCTTGTTGTCACCGTTGGTGTCAAAGACCTGATTGTTGTTGATACGCCAGACGCTGTCATGATCAGCAGTCGTGATGCCGTTGAAAGCATCAAGCAGGTGGTTTCCGAGCTTGCAGAGGAAGATCGTTCACAGGCCGTCGCACATCGCAAGGTCGCTCGCCCCTGGGGCGCTTATGACAGTATTGAAATTGGTGAACGCCATCAGGTGAAACGTATCACGGTGAAGCCGGGGGCCAAGCTTTCCCTGCAGCGCCACCATCATCGGGCCGAGCACTGGATCGTTGTGAAAGGTACAGCACTGGTAACCTGCGATGAGCGGAAGTTCCTGTTGCGCGAGAATGAATCAACCTATATCCCGTTGGGCGCCGTCCACCGGATGGAAAATCCCGGGAAAATCCCGCTGGAAATGATTGAAGTTCAATCCGGCACCTATCTGGGTGAAGACGACATTGTTCGCCTGGATGATGATTATGGACGTAATTTTAGCGATTTAGAGAGCCCTGCGGAATAA
- the gmd gene encoding GDP-mannose 4,6-dehydratase — protein MTKKALITGITGQDGSYLAEFLLNKGYEVHGIKRRSSSLNTSRIDHLYQDPHASNRNLFLHYGDLSDTSNLTRIINDVRPDEVYNLGAQSHVAVSFEAPEYTADVDAIGTLRLLEAIRFLGLEKTTRFYQASTSELYGLVQEIPQKETTPFHPRSPYAVAKLYAYWIAVNYREAYGMYACNGILFNHESPRRGETFVTRKITRGLSNIAQGLEQCLYMGNMDSLRDWGHAKDYVRMQWMMLQQDNPQDYVIATGKQYSVRQFIEKSAAYLGITLRFEGNGVDEQAIVEHVEGDLAPALKAGDVIVRVDPRYFRPAEVETLLGDPSKAHQDLGWLPEITLEEMIDEMMAHDLDQARRHALLKEHGFDVALQVES, from the coding sequence ATGACCAAAAAAGCACTGATTACAGGAATCACCGGCCAGGATGGCAGCTATCTGGCGGAGTTCCTTCTGAATAAGGGCTATGAAGTCCACGGGATCAAACGACGCAGCAGTTCGCTTAATACCAGCCGTATCGACCATCTCTATCAGGACCCGCATGCGTCTAATCGCAACCTGTTTCTGCATTATGGTGATCTGTCGGATACCAGCAATCTGACGCGCATCATAAATGACGTTCGTCCGGACGAGGTTTATAATCTCGGTGCGCAGAGCCATGTGGCTGTCAGCTTCGAAGCACCTGAATATACAGCTGACGTTGATGCCATTGGCACCCTGCGCTTGCTTGAAGCGATCCGGTTTTTAGGTCTGGAAAAAACAACCCGCTTTTATCAGGCCTCAACCAGCGAACTTTATGGTCTGGTGCAGGAAATTCCCCAAAAGGAAACCACACCCTTTCATCCGCGCAGCCCCTATGCGGTTGCCAAGCTTTATGCCTATTGGATCGCGGTTAATTACCGCGAAGCCTATGGCATGTATGCCTGTAACGGTATTTTGTTCAATCATGAAAGCCCGCGCCGCGGCGAAACGTTTGTGACCCGTAAAATCACCCGTGGCCTGTCAAATATCGCACAGGGTTTGGAACAATGCCTTTATATGGGTAACATGGACAGCCTGCGGGACTGGGGCCATGCCAAGGATTATGTCCGTATGCAATGGATGATGTTGCAGCAGGACAATCCCCAGGATTACGTGATTGCAACCGGTAAACAGTATAGCGTGCGCCAGTTTATTGAAAAATCGGCCGCCTATCTGGGCATAACATTGCGATTTGAGGGCAATGGTGTGGATGAACAGGCCATTGTCGAGCACGTTGAGGGCGACCTTGCCCCGGCGCTGAAGGCGGGAGATGTTATTGTCCGGGTAGATCCGCGTTACTTCCGTCCGGCGGAAGTGGAAACCCTGCTGGGGGATCCGTCAAAGGCGCATCAGGATCTTGGCTGGCTTCCGGAAATAACCCTGGAAGAAATGATTGATGAAATGATGGCGCATGACCTTGATCAGGCCCGCCGTCATGCATTGCTCAAAGAACATGGCTTTGACGTTGCCCTGCAGGTGGAAAGCTGA
- a CDS encoding alpha/beta hydrolase has translation MVLLPVLAFLVACAPTIRPAGDPVSPVAFIAASAKSDRADPAGVSGYFQTADGTQLALQSWLPGDLEGAAGAGVEVAGGAGKAAVSDNKGAATPPTAVVLALHGFGDYANGLAEAGQALRGQDIAVYAYDQRGFGRSPTRGFWPGMTTLVQDASDALMVLHHRYPDVPVYLAGVSMGAAVATLTAATRPQLMDGVILVSPAVWDRGDMPWYQTLPLSVLSHSLPWLPVSGRGLEIWPSDNIEMLRRLSRDHNMLSSVRVDMVAGLADLMDRARMRAGDLHLPVLLMTGRRDQVIPPAVMADFARDLPENGGKGGLDNGSATICVYEKGYHMLLRDLNGPHVIADMAAWIKGRPHSGSAQCR, from the coding sequence TTGGTCCTGCTGCCGGTTCTGGCATTTCTTGTCGCCTGTGCGCCCACCATCCGCCCGGCGGGTGATCCTGTGTCGCCGGTGGCATTCATTGCCGCTTCTGCCAAATCTGATCGCGCTGACCCTGCCGGGGTTTCAGGTTATTTCCAAACGGCTGATGGCACCCAACTGGCTTTGCAAAGCTGGCTGCCGGGGGATTTGGAAGGGGCCGCTGGGGCGGGTGTGGAAGTTGCAGGAGGTGCCGGTAAAGCCGCAGTCAGCGACAATAAGGGCGCGGCAACGCCACCAACTGCGGTTGTTTTGGCGCTGCATGGTTTTGGCGATTATGCCAATGGCCTTGCCGAAGCCGGGCAGGCGCTGCGCGGGCAAGACATTGCCGTTTATGCCTATGACCAGCGCGGATTTGGGCGCTCGCCCACGCGGGGATTTTGGCCGGGTATGACAACCCTGGTGCAGGATGCCAGCGACGCTTTGATGGTTTTGCATCATCGCTATCCCGATGTGCCGGTTTATCTGGCTGGTGTATCGATGGGGGCAGCGGTAGCGACCTTAACTGCAGCAACACGACCGCAATTGATGGATGGGGTTATTCTGGTGTCGCCCGCCGTGTGGGACCGGGGTGACATGCCCTGGTATCAGACGCTGCCATTGTCAGTTTTGTCCCACAGTTTGCCGTGGCTGCCGGTTTCGGGACGCGGGCTTGAAATTTGGCCATCTGACAATATCGAAATGCTGCGCCGCCTGTCGCGCGACCACAATATGTTATCGTCGGTGCGGGTTGATATGGTGGCGGGCCTTGCCGATCTAATGGATAGGGCGCGGATGCGCGCAGGCGATTTGCATTTGCCGGTTTTGTTGATGACGGGGCGGCGTGACCAGGTTATTCCCCCGGCGGTGATGGCGGATTTTGCACGTGACTTGCCGGAAAATGGCGGTAAAGGCGGGCTTGATAATGGATCGGCAACAATTTGTGTGTATGAGAAGGGCTATCACATGCTGTTGCGCGATTTGAACGGGCCACATGTGATTGCTGATATGGCAGCGTGGATAAAGGGCAGGCCACATTCGGGTTCGGCGCAATGCCGTTAA